Proteins encoded by one window of Cannabis sativa cultivar Pink pepper isolate KNU-18-1 chromosome 4, ASM2916894v1, whole genome shotgun sequence:
- the LOC115725214 gene encoding rho GTPase-activating protein 1, whose amino-acid sequence MEIGLPTNVRHVAHVTFDRFNGFLGLPVEFQPLVPSRAPSARWNYFIELGALFEDVIALLSKFPGAVLSHGARSKILAAHGWQSMLCG is encoded by the exons ATGGAAATTGGTTTGCCTACTAACGTGCGCCATGTTGCACATGTTACCTTTGATAGGTTTAATGGTTTCTTGGGTTTGCCTGTTGAATTTCAGCCTTTGGTTCCTAGTAGAGCCCCTAGTGCAAG gtggaactattttattgagttaggagcgttgtttgaagatgttatagctttattgtctaaatttccgggggcagttttgtcccatggggctcgctctaagattttagcggcccatggttggcaaagcatgctctgcggttag
- the LOC115712714 gene encoding mitochondrial uncoupling protein 5 produces MGVKGFVEGGIASIVAGCSTHPIDLVKVRMQLQGESVTPNPAAVQNLRPALSFHPNSAAGSVRIPTPPPAPPVRVGPIAVGVRIVQQEGMAGLFSGVSATVLRQTLYSTTRMGLYDILKQKWTDPNTGNMPLTRKITAGLIAGAIGAAVGNPADVAMVRMQADGRLPMAQRRNYTSVVDALTRMSRQEGIRSLWRGSSMTINRAMLVTASQLASYDQIKETILEKGVMKDGLGTHVTASFAAGFVASVASNPVDVIKTRVMNMKVEPGSPPPYNGAIDCALKTVRSEGPFALYKGFLPTISRQGPFTVMLFVTLEQVRKLLKDF; encoded by the coding sequence ATGGGTGTCAAAGGATTTGTTGAAGGAGGCATAGCTTCGATCGTTGCCGGCTGTTCAACCCACCCAATCGACCTCGTCAAGGTCCGTATGCAGCTCCAGGGCGAGTCCGTCACCCCCAACCCGGCGGCGGTTCAAAATCTCCGACCGGCTCTTTCTTTTCACCCCAACTCAGCTGCTGGATCCGTCCGTATCCCAACTCCGCCTCCCGCGCCGCCGGTGCGCGTCGGCCCAATCGCCGTCGGAGTTCGCATTGTGCAGCAAGAAGGAATGGCGGGTTTGTTCTCTGGTGTCTCCGCTACTGTTCTCAGGCAGACTCTCTACTCCACCACACGTATGGGTCTGTACGATATCTTGAAGCAGAAGTGGACCGATCCCAACACGGGGAACATGCCCTTGACCCGCAAAATCACGGCTGGTCTGATAGCCGGCGCGATCGGAGCTGCCGTTGGAAACCCAGCTGATGTGGCGATGGTTCGTATGCAAGCCGACGGTCGGCTTCCCATGGCTCAGCGCCGTAATTACACGAGCGTGGTCGATGCTCTGACGCGGATGTCGCGCCAGGAAGGGATTCGGAGCTTGTGGCGCGGCTCGTCGATGACGATCAACCGAGCCATGCTCGTGACGGCTTCGCAGCTGGCTTCGTACGACCAGATCAAGGAGACGATTCTAGAAAAAGGGGTCATGAAAGACGGGCTCGGGACCCACGTGACGGCGAGCTTTGCAGCGGGGTTTGTGGCATCGGTTGCGTCAAACCCAGTTGACGTTATCAAAACCAGAGTCATGAACATGAAGGTGGAGCCCGGATCGCCTCCGCCGTACAACGGAGCCATTGACTGTGCTCTCAAAACGGTGCGTTCAGAGGGTCCCTTTGCTCTCTACAAAGGGTTTTTGCCAACGATCTCGAGGCAAGGGCCTTTCACTGTGATGCTGTTCGTGACATTGGAGCAGGTTCGAAAGTTGCTCAAGGATTTCTGA
- the LOC115704497 gene encoding pentatricopeptide repeat-containing protein At5g64320, mitochondrial-like, whose product MLHIPSFVSSQSYLKANNLSGQPTPHHHHLLLQNQSLINLLLPRLCLSNQLNTATHLAITALLTNPPLDAISLSALLDSLASQSDIAMPMSLLTRLRRSPMSQHHVAPINNTLVAAYFRKGKPKEAIKVFNWMVRSGSPFKLVEKFCGILVDGFCRSGMVLKALKVLRAMVAADICPHGELRKVVYRGLLREARIRERWGLMGLILGARVSKMKKMMMRSWLGLEREEGGVKKEKRKKRKKEKEKEKEKNVKKKN is encoded by the exons ATGCTGCATATACCTTCATTTGTGAGCAGCCAATCATATCTAAAGGCAAATAACCTAAGTGGTCAG CCGACtccccatcatcatcatcttcttcttcaaaacCAGTCACTGATCAACCTCCTCCTCCCTCGTCTCTGCCTCTCGAACCAACTCAACACTGCGACCCACCTCGCCATCACCGCCCTCCTTACAAATCCACCTCTCGATGCCATCTCTCTTTCTGCCCTCCTCGACTCCCTTGCCTCCCAGTCGGACATTGCCATGCCCATGTCCCTCCTCACCCGCCTTAGACGCAGCCCGATGTCCCAACACCATGTGGCGCCCATCAACAACACGCTCGTCGCTGCCTACTTCAGAAAGGGCAAGCCCAAAGAGGCCATCAAGGTTTTTAATTGGATGGTGAGGTCGGGTTCCCCATTCAAGCTTGTGGAAAAGTTTTGTGGGATTTTGGTTGATGGGTTTTGCAGGAGTGGGATGGTTCTTAAGGCTTTGAAGGTCTTGAGAGCCATGGTGGCTGCTGATATTTGTCCGCATGGCGAGTTGAGGAAGGTTGTCTATAGAGGTTTGCTGAGGGAAGCGAGAATTAGGGAAAGATGGGGTTTGATGGGGCTGATTTTGGGGGCTAGGGTTTcaaagatgaagaagatgatgatgaggaGTTGGCTGGggttagagagagaagaaggaggcgtgaagaaagaaaagagaaagaaaagaaaaaaagaaaaagaaaaagaaaaagaaaaaaatgtaaaaaaaaaaaattaa